A stretch of the Streptomyces sp. NBC_00078 genome encodes the following:
- a CDS encoding hydrolase, with amino-acid sequence MQTRRSVILSAAAAVALSAVPARAASAASAASGKAGPVRLTLPAPSGPHPVGTVSLHLVDASRSDPWITSQPYRELMISIRYPARAVGGHPAAPQMLAGEAAGFAALNSFTDVPGSQVDWSATRTHAHEGAPVDRRSGPLPVVCYSPGAGDPRSLGTTLCDDLASRGYVVVSVDHTYDASAVQFPGGRVEGSVLPAEFDNAYPDPGRIKALLQKTLAVRVADIRFVLDELPCALPRALRGMLDFGHTGMFGQSAGGFTALQAMHDDPRIAAAADLDGVLAYVQDDDAAGSLSTVAADGVDRPFLLIGKDGNDLSTVPSWDALWRHSRGWHRGLSLRGAEHATYTDAEALVPQIARRLGLPRKAVVENIGTIMPRHAIAAERACLAAFFDRWLRGRDDDGLLDGSSGRYPEARFF; translated from the coding sequence ATGCAGACCCGCCGCTCCGTCATCCTGTCGGCCGCTGCCGCCGTCGCCCTGTCCGCCGTCCCGGCACGTGCCGCGTCCGCCGCCTCCGCCGCGTCGGGCAAGGCCGGGCCGGTGCGGCTGACGTTGCCCGCGCCCAGCGGACCGCACCCCGTGGGGACGGTCTCGCTGCACCTGGTCGACGCGTCGCGGTCCGACCCCTGGATCACCTCGCAGCCGTACCGGGAACTCATGATCAGCATCCGCTATCCGGCGCGAGCCGTCGGCGGCCACCCGGCCGCCCCGCAGATGCTTGCCGGCGAGGCCGCCGGATTCGCCGCCTTGAACAGTTTCACCGATGTGCCCGGCAGCCAGGTCGACTGGTCGGCCACGCGCACGCATGCCCACGAAGGCGCCCCTGTCGATCGGCGTAGCGGCCCGCTCCCCGTCGTCTGCTACTCGCCGGGTGCCGGCGACCCTCGTTCCCTGGGCACCACACTCTGCGACGACCTCGCCTCCCGGGGGTATGTCGTGGTGAGCGTCGACCACACCTACGACGCCTCGGCTGTCCAGTTTCCCGGCGGCCGTGTCGAAGGCTCCGTGCTGCCGGCGGAGTTCGACAACGCCTACCCGGACCCCGGGCGCATCAAGGCGCTGTTGCAGAAGACACTCGCCGTGCGGGTGGCCGACATCCGCTTCGTACTCGACGAACTGCCCTGCGCGCTCCCCAGGGCGCTGCGCGGCATGCTGGACTTCGGCCACACCGGCATGTTCGGCCAGTCGGCAGGTGGCTTCACCGCCTTGCAGGCCATGCACGACGATCCGCGCATCGCGGCGGCGGCCGATCTCGACGGGGTTCTCGCGTACGTGCAGGACGACGACGCCGCCGGCAGCCTCTCCACCGTTGCCGCCGACGGCGTCGACCGCCCCTTCCTGCTGATCGGCAAGGACGGCAACGACCTGAGTACGGTGCCGTCCTGGGACGCCCTGTGGCGGCACAGTCGCGGATGGCACCGGGGCCTGAGCCTGCGAGGTGCGGAACACGCGACGTACACCGACGCCGAAGCGCTCGTGCCGCAGATCGCCCGCCGGCTGGGACTCCCGCGGAAGGCCGTCGTCGAGAACATCGGCACGATCATGCCGAGGCACGCGATCGCCGCCGAACGCGCCTGTCTCGCCGCCTTCTTCGACCGCTGGCTGCGCGGCCGGGACGACGACGGCCTGTTGGACGGGTCGTCGGGCCGATATCCAGAGGCTCGCTTCTTCTGA
- a CDS encoding isoprenylcysteine carboxylmethyltransferase family protein has translation MDALHSALVALTGVCFLVFVVAWIAGAIYFGTKSQTGLRDWGRGLRRTLPGRVLLIAGVFVLFTLVGRSRGFWRHLQYWQPELALLGGLLAVASTALLLWARWILGTMWAGVPTVREHHELRTEGPYRLVRHPIYSGLLGLVLGAMLACGFGVWTAFLAVAVPWLLRRVHVEDGLMAHQFGASYDSYRAQVPALIPRLRPTRPGPRPARP, from the coding sequence ATGGATGCTCTCCACTCGGCACTTGTCGCGCTCACCGGCGTCTGCTTCCTGGTCTTCGTCGTGGCCTGGATCGCGGGTGCCATCTACTTCGGCACGAAGAGCCAGACGGGCCTGCGCGACTGGGGGCGTGGACTGCGTCGCACACTGCCTGGCCGGGTGCTGCTGATCGCAGGTGTCTTCGTTCTCTTCACGCTGGTCGGACGCTCTCGGGGCTTCTGGCGCCATCTCCAGTACTGGCAGCCCGAACTCGCGCTCCTGGGCGGGCTGCTCGCCGTCGCCTCCACCGCTCTGCTGCTGTGGGCCCGCTGGATCCTGGGCACGATGTGGGCCGGCGTCCCGACGGTCCGGGAGCACCACGAACTGCGCACGGAGGGCCCCTACAGACTCGTCCGCCACCCCATCTACTCGGGCCTGCTCGGCCTGGTCCTCGGCGCCATGCTGGCCTGCGGGTTCGGCGTCTGGACAGCGTTCCTGGCGGTCGCCGTCCCATGGCTGCTGCGCCGGGTACACGTCGAGGACGGGCTCATGGCGCACCAGTTCGGCGCGTCCTACGACTCCTACCGCGCCCAGGTCCCGGCCCTGATCCCAAGACTGCGCCCCACTCGACCCGGCCCCCGGC